One Fusarium oxysporum f. sp. lycopersici 4287 chromosome 8, whole genome shotgun sequence genomic region harbors:
- a CDS encoding nitrite reductase [NAD(P)H], whose amino-acid sequence MTATTQKRVVVVGLGMVGIAFIEKLLKYDAKSKEYAITVVGEEPYLAYNRVGLTTFFEHRKVEELYMNPAEWYTEAGSSLNCHINTKATHINTEDKIIECANGESYPYDILVLATGSDAILPRMLKGWDANGVFVYRTIEDLNKLIKFSNDKKGTNGAVVGGGLLGLEAAKAMLDLETFNRVDVIEKAQWVLTRQIDETGGKMVADQVSQLGVNLNLGKGVSSMKTDENNNLTGVIFDDGSEISCSTLCFAVGVKPRDDLARSANLEVGQRGGIVVNDDLRTSMPDIYAIGECASWRGMAYGLIAPGVAMAEVVAFNLTQAKLHSPQTFKTPDMSTKLKLLGVNVASFGDCFADRDGPVTLPPKYARTLVNGDAKEPKAVQALTYKDPFSNVYKKYIFTKDGKYLLGGMMIGDVCDYVKLLPMVKAQKELEISPSELILGAKKDGGEDTDDLDDDAQVCSCHNVTKGDIVKVVKDGTCKDVASIKKCTKAGTGCGGCVPLITTIFNKTMASMGQEVTNYVCSHFNHSRADLFNIIMVKRLKNMGEVMREAGNDKEALGCELCKPVVASIMASLWNRHVMDKTTHGLQETNDRFLGNIQRDGTYSVVPRVSGGEITPDKLVVIGEVAQKYNLYTKITGGQRIDLFGAQKQDLLDIWGQLVAGGMESGHAYAKSLRTVKSCVGSTWCRFGLSDSVGMAVRLEERYKSIRAPHKIKGGVSGCVRECAEAQGKDFGLIATEKGWNIFVGGNGGANPRHAELLAKDVPPADVVTILDRYLMFYMRTADKLQRTARWIENLPGGIKYLQEVILEDKLGINASLEAQMEELVDSFFDEWAEAIKSPTIAAKFKQFANTNDTTRNMELEDDRGQKRPAFWPADAAATDNFSGLKDKWSMTSWEPIIESSYFDGADELPNGISATVKRGDTQLAIWRIKGVYYATQQMCPHKRAFILSDGLIGQEPNKAVTNGDKDGASPWVSCPHHKRNFDLGNGACKTDESLSIATFPTEARADGMLYLKLPPVEELDAALGTKKWMVKKGEAGEAPLAKLDSKIKFVGLRGKKPYVKPTGGAKMTTKPLDLMMAANGCGGGAPEW is encoded by the exons ATGACTGCAACGACACAAAAACgtgtggtggtggttggcCTGGGCATGGTGGGCATTGCTTTCAT AGAAAAGCTGCTTAAATATGACGCCAAATCAAAAGAATACGCCATCACAGTGGTTGGGGAAGAACCATATCTCGCCTACAACCGAGTAGGACTCACAACATTCTTCGAGCACCGAAAAGTCGAAGAACTATACATGAACCCAGCAGAATGG TACACAGAAGCTGGAAGCTCATTAAACTGTCACATCAACACAAAAGCCACACACATCAACACCGAGGATAAAATCATCGAATGCGCAAACGGCGAGAGTTACCCCTACgacatcctcgtcctcgccaCCGGTTCAGACGCTATTCTTCCCCGTATGCTCAAGGGCTGGGACGCAAATGGTGTTTTCGTCTACCGCACAATCGAAGACTTGAACAAGCTTATCAAGTTCTCCAACGACAAGAAGGGCACCAATGGAGCTGTCGTTGGTGGCGGTCTTCTCGGTCTTGAGGCCGCAAAGGCcatgcttgatcttgagaccTTCAACAGAGTCGATGTTATTGAGAAGGCCCAGTGGGTTCTCACAAGACAGATCGACGAGACTGGTGGCAAGATGGTAGCGGATCAGGTCTCGCAGCTTGGCGTGAACCTCAATCTCGGCAAGGGCGTGTCGAGCATGAAGACTGACGAGAACAACAACCTCACTGGAGTTATCTTTGATGATGGCTCAGAGATCAGCTGCTCAACACTGTGCTTTGCTGTTGGTGTCAAGCCGAGAGATGACCTCGCCAGAAGCGCCAACCTCGAAGTTGGACAGCGCGGTGGTATCGTCGTCAACGATGACTTGAGAACGAGTATGCCCGATATCTACGCCATTGGAGAGTGCGCCAGCTGGCGTGGTATGGCTTACGGTCTTATCGCTCCTGGTGTAGCCATGGCCGAAGTCGTCGCTTTCAACCTCACACAAGCCAAGCTCCACAGCCCTCAGACCTTCAAGACTCCCGACATGAGCACAAAACTCAAGCTCCTCGGAGTCAACGTCGCTAGTTTCGGTGATTGCTTCGCCGACCGCGATGGTCCCGTGACGCTTCCTCCCAAGTACGCCAGGACACTCGTCAATGGCGACGCTAAAGAGCCCAAAGCTGTACAAGCTCTTACATACAAAGACCCTTTCTCGAATGTGTACAAGAAGTACATATTTACTAAGGATGGAAAGTACCTTCTTGGTGGTATGATGATTGGCGATGTCTGTGACTACGTCAAGCTTCTACCAATGGTCAAGGCGcagaaggagcttgagattTCTCCCAGCGAGCTTATTCTCGGTGCCAAAAAGGATGGTGGCGAGGATACTGATGATCTCGACGATGATGCTCAGGTGTGCTCGTGTCATAACGTCACAAAGGGCGACATCGTCAAGGTTGTCAAGGATGGCACTTGCAAGGATGTTGCCAGCATCAAGAAGTGCACAAAGGCCGGCACCGGCTGTGGAGGTTGTGTTCCgctcatcaccaccatcttcaacaagacaaTGGCATCTATGGGCCAGGAGGTCACCAACTACGTGTGCTCGCACTTCAACCACTCTCGCGCTGACCtgttcaacatcatcatggtCAAGCGCCTCAAGAACATGGGTGAAGTGATGCGCGAGGCTGGAAACGACAAGGAGGCTCTTGGCTGTGAGCTATGCAAGCCTGTGGTAGCAAGCATCATGGCTTCACTGTGGAACAGACACGTCATGGACAAGACCACTCACGGTCTCCAGGAGACCAATGATCGCTTCTTGGGTAACATCCAGCGAGACGGTACCTACTCTGTTGTCCCTCGTGTATCCGGTGGTGAGATTACTCCTGACAAGCTTGTGGTCATTGGCGAGGTTGCCCAGAAGTACAACCTCTACACCAAGATCACAGGTGGTCAGCGTATCGACTTGTTTGGTGCCCAGAAGCAGGACCTTCTCGACATCTGGGGCCAGCTTGTTGCTGGTGGTATGGAGTCTGGCCATGCTTATGCCAAGTCTCTGCGAACCGTCAAGAGTTGCGTTGGTTCTACATGGTGTCGATTCGGTCTGAGTGACAGTGTTGGCATGGCCGTTCGTCTGGAGGAGCGATACAAGAGTATTCGAGCTCCTCATAAGATCAAGGGTGGTGTGAGTGGTTGTGTACGAGAGTGTGCTGAAGCTCAAGGCAAAGA TTTCGGTTTGATTGCCACTGAGAAGGGCTGGAACATCTTCGTTGGCGGTAACGGTGGTGCGAACCCTCGCCATGCCGAGCTTCTAGCCAAGGATGTGCCCCCAGCTGATGTTGTGACAATCCTTGACCGATATCTCATGTTCTACATGCGCACAGCCGACAAGCTTCAGCGAACAGCCCGCTGGATCGAGAACCTCCCCGGTGGTATCAAGTACCTTCAGGAGGTCATCCTTGAGGACAAGCTCGGCATCAACGCCTCACTCGAGGCGCAGATGGAAGAGCTTGTTGACAGCTTCTTCGACGAGTGGGCCGAAGCTATCAAGAGCCCTACCATCGCTGCCAAGTTCAAGCAGTTCGCCAACACAAACGACACAACACGCAACAtggagcttgaagatgacCGTGGTCAGAAGCGACCAGCTTTCTGGCCTGCGGACGCTGCAGCTACAGACAACTTCTCAGGTCTCAAGGACAAGTGGTCCATGACTTCTTGGGAACCCATCATCGAATCTTCATACTTTGACGGTGCTGACGAGTTGCCAAACGGTATCTCCGCCACTGTCAAGCGCGGTGACACGCAGCTCGCCATCTGGCGCATCAAGGGCGTCTACTACGCCACACAACAGATGTGTCCTCACAAGCGTGCATTTATCCTCTCTGACGGTCTCATCGGCCAAGAGCCCAACAAGGCTGTGACGAATGGGGATAAGGATGGTGCTTCACCCTGGGTCTCATGTCCTCACCACAAGCGCAACTTTGACCTTGGCAACGGTGCCTGCAAGACAGACGAGTCTCTCTCCATCGCCACATTCCCTACCGAGGCTCGAGCCGACGGTATGTTGTACCTCAAGCTTCCCCCTgtggaggagcttgatgcCGCCTTGGGCACAAAGAAGTGgatggtcaagaagggcgaggccGGTGAGGCGCCTCTTGCTAAGCTTGACAGCAAGATCAAGTTTGTTGGGTTGAGGGGAAAGAAGCCATATGTCAAGCCGACTGGTGGTGCGAAGATGACCACTAAGCCACTTGACCTTATGATGGCAGCGAATGGTTGTGGCGGCGGTGCGCCGGAATGGTAG
- a CDS encoding hexokinase, protein MPATFQKTLLAAIIKSLLRGKSLVQSLLAYWGSSLGLETNTKTRFANTPCKSAQDFLKEAEALFLDPVSQDGLQELSNNLRKQLLERLETDMECMLPSYSHQLPRGTEVGRFVALDVGGSTLRVALVELCGRVSNIGEESRIVSMRNFHITPEIKALEGMLFFDWMAEKILETLSAELEQQDRSDGPLPMSMAWSFPIEQTSLAGGKLQGMGKGFAACNGLLGQDLGEIVRTACLNRGLNVELRAIVNDSSACLLSESYNHPTTRFGLILGTGVNLAAYLPVSAIGRVKFGERPPQWFEKATHVIINSEISMMGRDILPLTRWDRQLLMNHSRPEFQPLEHMVSGMYLGEICRLALVEAIESTGVFGGVVPVSLEKPYSFSTETLSIIER, encoded by the exons ATGCCAGCGACTTTTCAAAAGACACTCTTGGCTGCCATCATCAAGAGCCTCCTTCGGGGGAAATCACTGGTTCAGTCACTCTTGGCTTACTGGGGCAGCTCTCTGGGGCTTGAGACAAACACAAAGACGCGATTCGCTAATACGCCATGCAAATCTGCCCAAGACTTCCTCAAAGAGGCAGAGGCTCTCTTCCTCGACCCTGTCAGTCAAGATGGCCTGCAAGAACTATCTAACAACCTACGAAAACAACTCCTAGAGCGACTAGAAACTGATATGGAGTGTATGCTGCCGTCATACAGTCATCAGCTGCCAAGAGGTACAGAGGTCGGCCGCTTTGTGGCATTGGATGTTGGTGGTTCGACCCTCAGAGTAGCATTGGTGGAACTGTGTGGTCGCGTGTCCAATATTGGCGAGGAGAGCAGGATTGTGAGCATGAGAAACTTCCACATCACACCCGAGATCAAAGCCCTAGAAGGCATGTTGTTCTTCGACTGGATGGCCGAGAAAATACTAGAGACTCTATCAGCAGAGCTAGAGCAGCAAGATAGATCTGATGGACCTTTGCCTATGTCGATGGCATGGAGTTTTCCCATTGA ACAAACATCACTGGCAGGTGGCAAGTTGCAAGGGATGGGCAAGGGCTTCGCTGCGTGCAACGGGTTGTTGggtcaagatcttggagagATCGTACGAACAGCCTGCTTGAACCGCGGTCTCAACGTAGAACTTCGAGCTATTGTCAACGACTCTAGTGCATGCTTACTATCGGAGTCGTATAACCACCCCACAACGAGATTCGGTCTCATCCTTGGTACTGGCGTCAACCTCGCTGCCTATCTTCCTGTATCCGCCATCGGACGTGTCAAATTTGGCGAGCGTCCTCCCCAATGGTTCGAGAAAGCGACAcatgtcatcatcaacagcgaGATCAGCATGATGGGACGTGATATCTTGCCCTTGACAAGATGGGACCGGCAATTATTGATGAATCACTCCCGACCTGAGTTTCAGCCTCTAGAGCACATGGTCAGCGGCATGTATCTGGGCGAGATTTGCAGATTGGCACTTGTTGAGGCGATTGAGTCGACTGGGGTTTTTGGAGGTGTTGTTCCTGTGTCCCTGGAGAAACCTTACTCGTTCTCAACCGAGACACTTTCTATCATTGAGAGGTGA
- a CDS encoding hexokinase, whose translation MPATFQKTLLAAIIKSLLRGKSLVQSLLAYWGSSLGLETNTKTRFANTPCKSAQDFLKEAEALFLDPVSQDGLQELSNNLRKQLLERLETDMECMLPSYSHQLPRGTEVGRFVALDVGGSTLRVALVELCGRVSNIGEESRIVSMRNFHITPEIKALEGMLFFDWMAEKILETLSAELEQQDRSDGPLPMSMAWSFPIEQTSLAGGKLQGMGKGFAACNGLLGQDLGEIVRTACLNRGLNVELRAIVNDSSACLLSESYNHPTTRFGLILGTGVNLAAYLPVSAIGRVKFGERPPQWFEKATHVIINSEISMMGRDILPLTRWDRQLLMNHSRPEFQPLEHMVSGMYLGEICRLALVEAIESTGVFGGVVPVSLEKPYSFSTETLSIIERDTSSDAEEARKQFSSRHPSSQPPTGADLSFLKQLAGLISRRSSALVAAGVHAFWNLRIDSQNKFVSTLSPESSERDSAEADRDLAETTVAYNGGVIESYPGYLDSCQSYLNDLVAADKMKKSGNRTIKLVSAKESSLMGAAVALASLEVVEGPLGVVG comes from the exons ATGCCAGCGACTTTTCAAAAGACACTCTTGGCTGCCATCATCAAGAGCCTCCTTCGGGGGAAATCACTGGTTCAGTCACTCTTGGCTTACTGGGGCAGCTCTCTGGGGCTTGAGACAAACACAAAGACGCGATTCGCTAATACGCCATGCAAATCTGCCCAAGACTTCCTCAAAGAGGCAGAGGCTCTCTTCCTCGACCCTGTCAGTCAAGATGGCCTGCAAGAACTATCTAACAACCTACGAAAACAACTCCTAGAGCGACTAGAAACTGATATGGAGTGTATGCTGCCGTCATACAGTCATCAGCTGCCAAGAGGTACAGAGGTCGGCCGCTTTGTGGCATTGGATGTTGGTGGTTCGACCCTCAGAGTAGCATTGGTGGAACTGTGTGGTCGCGTGTCCAATATTGGCGAGGAGAGCAGGATTGTGAGCATGAGAAACTTCCACATCACACCCGAGATCAAAGCCCTAGAAGGCATGTTGTTCTTCGACTGGATGGCCGAGAAAATACTAGAGACTCTATCAGCAGAGCTAGAGCAGCAAGATAGATCTGATGGACCTTTGCCTATGTCGATGGCATGGAGTTTTCCCATTGA ACAAACATCACTGGCAGGTGGCAAGTTGCAAGGGATGGGCAAGGGCTTCGCTGCGTGCAACGGGTTGTTGggtcaagatcttggagagATCGTACGAACAGCCTGCTTGAACCGCGGTCTCAACGTAGAACTTCGAGCTATTGTCAACGACTCTAGTGCATGCTTACTATCGGAGTCGTATAACCACCCCACAACGAGATTCGGTCTCATCCTTGGTACTGGCGTCAACCTCGCTGCCTATCTTCCTGTATCCGCCATCGGACGTGTCAAATTTGGCGAGCGTCCTCCCCAATGGTTCGAGAAAGCGACAcatgtcatcatcaacagcgaGATCAGCATGATGGGACGTGATATCTTGCCCTTGACAAGATGGGACCGGCAATTATTGATGAATCACTCCCGACCTGAGTTTCAGCCTCTAGAGCACATGGTCAGCGGCATGTATCTGGGCGAGATTTGCAGATTGGCACTTGTTGAGGCGATTGAGTCGACTGGGGTTTTTGGAGGTGTTGTTCCTGTGTCCCTGGAGAAACCTTACTCGTTCTCAACCGAGACACTTTCTATCATTGAGAG GGATACAAGCTCTGATGCCGAAGAGGCACGCAAGCAATTTTCCTCTCGCCACCCATCGAGCCAACCCCCCACAGGTGCTGATCTATCATTCCTCAAGCAACTAGCCGGTCTAATCTCCAGGCGCTCAAGTGcgcttgttgctgctggcgtACACGCTTTCTGGAACTTGCGCATCGACAGCCAGAACAAGTTCGTGTCCACACTATCACCCGAATCATCTGAGCGAGACAGCGCCGAAGCAGACCGTGACCTGGCTGAGACGACAGTAGCCTACAACGGCGGCGTTATTGAGAGCTACCCTGGCTATCTTGATAGTTGTCAGTCGTATCTAAATGACTTGGTAGCGGCTGACAAGATGAAAAAGTCTGGAAACAGAACAATCAAGCTTGTGTCAGCAAAGGAGAGCTCCCTGATGGGAGCAGCAGTGGCCTTGGCCTCTTTGGAGGTCGTAGAGGGGCCATTGGGCGTGGTTGGCTAA
- a CDS encoding glucosamine-6-phosphate deaminase encodes MRLIIRDDETEACKYVANYVVERINAFQPTPEHPFILGLPTGSSPVGVYDMLVRKYKAGEVSFENVVTFNMDEYVGLPRDDPNSYHSFMWKHFFSHVNIHPSNVHILNGNAASPEAECDAYEEAIKAAGGIDLFLAGIGEDGHIAFNEPGSSLASRTRVKTLAYDTILSNSRFFDNDVSRVPRMALTVGVQTVLEAREVVVIILGARKALALQKCVEQGVNHMWSLSCLQLHPHPMIVVDEDATLELQVKTVKYFKSIEKVAREQGFEQILPSKVRTGNVAIPETKIRRAQSPAIIAPEPIASHLLRETPAGDYSMRTPSPDLFPDRMASRIPEPNLNRRLTPNLEVQTDVPKTKVEMIDSAVAMSPDAPVANLLQPMTANIKTMRSPSPDLVPDRMASRIPEPDLNRRLTPNPELQKKMNTVGAH; translated from the exons ATGCGGCTCATCATCCGTGACGACGAGACTGAGGCATGCAAGTATGTCGCCAATTACGTCGTGGAGCGCATCAATGCCTTCCAACCCACACCCGAGCATCCCTTTATCCTCGGCCTCCCTACAGGCTCTAGCCCGGTCGGAGTGTATGATATGCTAGTACGCAAGTACAAGGCTGGCGAA GTCTCGTTCGAGAATGTAGTCACCTTCAACATGGACGAGTACGTCGGTCTTCCTCGAGACGACCCAAACTCCTACCACTCCTTTATGTGGAAGCACTTCTTCTCTCATGTCAACATTCATCCTTCCAACGTCCACATACTTAATGGCAATGCTGCCAGCCCGGAAGCCGAATGTGATGCATACGAGGAAGCTATCAAGGCAGCTGGTGGTATTGATCTCTTCTTGGCCGGTATTGGTGAAGACGGGCACATCGCTTTCAACGAACCCGGATCTAGCCTTGCCAGTCGTACCCGAGTCAAGACATTAGCATACGACACCATTCTTTCCAACTCGCGCTTCTTTGACAACGATGTAAGCCGGGTGCCAAGAATGGCTTTGACTGTGGGCGTCCAAACTGTCCTTGAAGCAAGAGAGGTTGTTGTCATTATCCTGGGAGCCCGCAAGGCGCTTGCATTGCAGAAATGCGTCGAACAAGGCGTCAACCACATGTGGTCGCTATCATGCCTTCAGCTCCACCCTCATCCCATGATTGTCGTCGACGAGGACGCCACATTGGAACTTCAGGTCAAGACAGTGAAG TACTTCAAGAGCATCGAGAAAGTTGCTCGCGAGCAGGGATTCGAGCAGATTCTTCCCTCCAAAGTACGAACTGGCAATGTTGCTATCCCTGAAACCAAGATTCGGAGAGCTCAGAGTCCTGCGATTATCGCTCCGGAGCCGATTGCTTCACACCTCTTGCGAGAGACACCTGCGGGTGACTACTCTATGAGAACCCCTTCGCCCGATTTATTCCCCGACCGAATGGCATCGCGTATTCCGGAACCGAACCTGAACCGCAGACTTACGCCCAACCTCGAAGTTCAGACCGACGTCCCAAAGACGAAAGTTGAGATGATCGATAGCGCCGTCGCCATGTCTCCAGACGCTCCTGTCGCGAATTTGCTTCAACCGATGACCGCAAACATTAAGACAATGCGATCACCGTCGCCAGACCTAGTTCCCGACCGTATGGCCTCTCGCATTCCTGAGCCAGATCTAAACCGCAGGTTGACTCCCAACCCCGAACTTCAGAAGAAAATGAACACCGTCGGGGCGCACTAA
- a CDS encoding nitrite reductase [NAD(P)H], giving the protein MNPAEWYTEAGSSLNCHINTKATHINTEDKIIECANGESYPYDILVLATGSDAILPRMLKGWDANGVFVYRTIEDLNKLIKFSNDKKGTNGAVVGGGLLGLEAAKAMLDLETFNRVDVIEKAQWVLTRQIDETGGKMVADQVSQLGVNLNLGKGVSSMKTDENNNLTGVIFDDGSEISCSTLCFAVGVKPRDDLARSANLEVGQRGGIVVNDDLRTSMPDIYAIGECASWRGMAYGLIAPGVAMAEVVAFNLTQAKLHSPQTFKTPDMSTKLKLLGVNVASFGDCFADRDGPVTLPPKYARTLVNGDAKEPKAVQALTYKDPFSNVYKKYIFTKDGKYLLGGMMIGDVCDYVKLLPMVKAQKELEISPSELILGAKKDGGEDTDDLDDDAQVCSCHNVTKGDIVKVVKDGTCKDVASIKKCTKAGTGCGGCVPLITTIFNKTMASMGQEVTNYVCSHFNHSRADLFNIIMVKRLKNMGEVMREAGNDKEALGCELCKPVVASIMASLWNRHVMDKTTHGLQETNDRFLGNIQRDGTYSVVPRVSGGEITPDKLVVIGEVAQKYNLYTKITGGQRIDLFGAQKQDLLDIWGQLVAGGMESGHAYAKSLRTVKSCVGSTWCRFGLSDSVGMAVRLEERYKSIRAPHKIKGGVSGCVRECAEAQGKDFGLIATEKGWNIFVGGNGGANPRHAELLAKDVPPADVVTILDRYLMFYMRTADKLQRTARWIENLPGGIKYLQEVILEDKLGINASLEAQMEELVDSFFDEWAEAIKSPTIAAKFKQFANTNDTTRNMELEDDRGQKRPAFWPADAAATDNFSGLKDKWSMTSWEPIIESSYFDGADELPNGISATVKRGDTQLAIWRIKGVYYATQQMCPHKRAFILSDGLIGQEPNKAVTNGDKDGASPWVSCPHHKRNFDLGNGACKTDESLSIATFPTEARADGMLYLKLPPVEELDAALGTKKWMVKKGEAGEAPLAKLDSKIKFVGLRGKKPYVKPTGGAKMTTKPLDLMMAANGCGGGAPEW; this is encoded by the exons ATGAACCCAGCAGAATGG TACACAGAAGCTGGAAGCTCATTAAACTGTCACATCAACACAAAAGCCACACACATCAACACCGAGGATAAAATCATCGAATGCGCAAACGGCGAGAGTTACCCCTACgacatcctcgtcctcgccaCCGGTTCAGACGCTATTCTTCCCCGTATGCTCAAGGGCTGGGACGCAAATGGTGTTTTCGTCTACCGCACAATCGAAGACTTGAACAAGCTTATCAAGTTCTCCAACGACAAGAAGGGCACCAATGGAGCTGTCGTTGGTGGCGGTCTTCTCGGTCTTGAGGCCGCAAAGGCcatgcttgatcttgagaccTTCAACAGAGTCGATGTTATTGAGAAGGCCCAGTGGGTTCTCACAAGACAGATCGACGAGACTGGTGGCAAGATGGTAGCGGATCAGGTCTCGCAGCTTGGCGTGAACCTCAATCTCGGCAAGGGCGTGTCGAGCATGAAGACTGACGAGAACAACAACCTCACTGGAGTTATCTTTGATGATGGCTCAGAGATCAGCTGCTCAACACTGTGCTTTGCTGTTGGTGTCAAGCCGAGAGATGACCTCGCCAGAAGCGCCAACCTCGAAGTTGGACAGCGCGGTGGTATCGTCGTCAACGATGACTTGAGAACGAGTATGCCCGATATCTACGCCATTGGAGAGTGCGCCAGCTGGCGTGGTATGGCTTACGGTCTTATCGCTCCTGGTGTAGCCATGGCCGAAGTCGTCGCTTTCAACCTCACACAAGCCAAGCTCCACAGCCCTCAGACCTTCAAGACTCCCGACATGAGCACAAAACTCAAGCTCCTCGGAGTCAACGTCGCTAGTTTCGGTGATTGCTTCGCCGACCGCGATGGTCCCGTGACGCTTCCTCCCAAGTACGCCAGGACACTCGTCAATGGCGACGCTAAAGAGCCCAAAGCTGTACAAGCTCTTACATACAAAGACCCTTTCTCGAATGTGTACAAGAAGTACATATTTACTAAGGATGGAAAGTACCTTCTTGGTGGTATGATGATTGGCGATGTCTGTGACTACGTCAAGCTTCTACCAATGGTCAAGGCGcagaaggagcttgagattTCTCCCAGCGAGCTTATTCTCGGTGCCAAAAAGGATGGTGGCGAGGATACTGATGATCTCGACGATGATGCTCAGGTGTGCTCGTGTCATAACGTCACAAAGGGCGACATCGTCAAGGTTGTCAAGGATGGCACTTGCAAGGATGTTGCCAGCATCAAGAAGTGCACAAAGGCCGGCACCGGCTGTGGAGGTTGTGTTCCgctcatcaccaccatcttcaacaagacaaTGGCATCTATGGGCCAGGAGGTCACCAACTACGTGTGCTCGCACTTCAACCACTCTCGCGCTGACCtgttcaacatcatcatggtCAAGCGCCTCAAGAACATGGGTGAAGTGATGCGCGAGGCTGGAAACGACAAGGAGGCTCTTGGCTGTGAGCTATGCAAGCCTGTGGTAGCAAGCATCATGGCTTCACTGTGGAACAGACACGTCATGGACAAGACCACTCACGGTCTCCAGGAGACCAATGATCGCTTCTTGGGTAACATCCAGCGAGACGGTACCTACTCTGTTGTCCCTCGTGTATCCGGTGGTGAGATTACTCCTGACAAGCTTGTGGTCATTGGCGAGGTTGCCCAGAAGTACAACCTCTACACCAAGATCACAGGTGGTCAGCGTATCGACTTGTTTGGTGCCCAGAAGCAGGACCTTCTCGACATCTGGGGCCAGCTTGTTGCTGGTGGTATGGAGTCTGGCCATGCTTATGCCAAGTCTCTGCGAACCGTCAAGAGTTGCGTTGGTTCTACATGGTGTCGATTCGGTCTGAGTGACAGTGTTGGCATGGCCGTTCGTCTGGAGGAGCGATACAAGAGTATTCGAGCTCCTCATAAGATCAAGGGTGGTGTGAGTGGTTGTGTACGAGAGTGTGCTGAAGCTCAAGGCAAAGA TTTCGGTTTGATTGCCACTGAGAAGGGCTGGAACATCTTCGTTGGCGGTAACGGTGGTGCGAACCCTCGCCATGCCGAGCTTCTAGCCAAGGATGTGCCCCCAGCTGATGTTGTGACAATCCTTGACCGATATCTCATGTTCTACATGCGCACAGCCGACAAGCTTCAGCGAACAGCCCGCTGGATCGAGAACCTCCCCGGTGGTATCAAGTACCTTCAGGAGGTCATCCTTGAGGACAAGCTCGGCATCAACGCCTCACTCGAGGCGCAGATGGAAGAGCTTGTTGACAGCTTCTTCGACGAGTGGGCCGAAGCTATCAAGAGCCCTACCATCGCTGCCAAGTTCAAGCAGTTCGCCAACACAAACGACACAACACGCAACAtggagcttgaagatgacCGTGGTCAGAAGCGACCAGCTTTCTGGCCTGCGGACGCTGCAGCTACAGACAACTTCTCAGGTCTCAAGGACAAGTGGTCCATGACTTCTTGGGAACCCATCATCGAATCTTCATACTTTGACGGTGCTGACGAGTTGCCAAACGGTATCTCCGCCACTGTCAAGCGCGGTGACACGCAGCTCGCCATCTGGCGCATCAAGGGCGTCTACTACGCCACACAACAGATGTGTCCTCACAAGCGTGCATTTATCCTCTCTGACGGTCTCATCGGCCAAGAGCCCAACAAGGCTGTGACGAATGGGGATAAGGATGGTGCTTCACCCTGGGTCTCATGTCCTCACCACAAGCGCAACTTTGACCTTGGCAACGGTGCCTGCAAGACAGACGAGTCTCTCTCCATCGCCACATTCCCTACCGAGGCTCGAGCCGACGGTATGTTGTACCTCAAGCTTCCCCCTgtggaggagcttgatgcCGCCTTGGGCACAAAGAAGTGgatggtcaagaagggcgaggccGGTGAGGCGCCTCTTGCTAAGCTTGACAGCAAGATCAAGTTTGTTGGGTTGAGGGGAAAGAAGCCATATGTCAAGCCGACTGGTGGTGCGAAGATGACCACTAAGCCACTTGACCTTATGATGGCAGCGAATGGTTGTGGCGGCGGTGCGCCGGAATGGTAG